Proteins from a genomic interval of Lolium perenne isolate Kyuss_39 chromosome 1, Kyuss_2.0, whole genome shotgun sequence:
- the LOC127309988 gene encoding histone H4 — MSGRGKGGKGLGKGGAKRHRKVLRDNIQGITKPAIRRLARRGGVKRISGLIYEETRGVLKIFLENVIRDAVTYTEHARRKTVTAMDVVYALKRQGRTLYGFGG, encoded by the coding sequence ATGTCCggacgcggcaagggaggcaaggggctCGGCAAGGGCGGCGCCAAGCGCCATAGGAAGGTGCTGCGCGACAACATCCAGGGCATCACCAAGCCGGCCATCCGGCGCCTCGCTCGCCGTGGCGGCGTGAAGCGCATCTCCGGGCTCATCTACGAGGAGACCCGCGGCGTCCTCAAGATCttcctcgagaacgtcatccgcgacGCCGTCACCTACACCGAGCACGCCCGCCGCAAGACCGTCACCGCCATGGACGTCGTCTACGCGCTCAAGCGCCAGGGCCGCACCCTCTACGGCTTCGGCGGCTAG
- the LOC127309997 gene encoding cyclin-P4-1, with protein sequence MEVAATLSTTPPTKSTCTDVQQRPAEREFPLLAFNFPTLYNHHHLPLPPHLPPSLTSSSEKAQPTDGSIAVAAATMVTVAGGEDQEAVPRVVSILSALLERVAERNDVVAAVERRIREEDEHDVDDDPEEDVKKTKKKKAVSAFQGLTKPAISVGGYLERIFRFAGCSPSCYVVAYIYLDRFLRRRPALAVDSFNVHRLLITSVLTAVKFVDDICYNNAYFARVGGISLMEMNYLEVDFLFGVAFDLNVTPATFASYCSVLQTEMAYLEHPPPSPIDAVSPRLMQHYLPEQDQVDATAATSCHRHKQQLQLTV encoded by the exons ATGGAGGTGGCCGCTACGCTATCGACGACGCCGCCGACAAAATCCACCTGTACAGACGTGCAGCAGAGGCCAGCAGAGCGTGAATTCCCCCTCCTCGCGTTTAACTTTCCCACCCTTTataaccaccaccacctcccactcCCACCTCACCTCCCGCCCTCTCTCACCTCCAGCTCCGAGAAAGCCCAGCCGACCGACGGATCGATCGCCGTGGCCGCTGCGACGATGGTGACGGTGGCGGGGGGCGAGGACCAGGAGGCGGTGCCGCGGGTGGTCTCGATCCTGTCGGCGCTGCTGGAGCGCGTGGCGGAGCGAAACGACGTCGTCGCGGCGGTGGAGCGGCGCATACGGGAGGAGGATGAGCACGACGTCGATGACGACCCAGAAGAGGATGTCAAgaagaccaagaagaagaaggcggTGTCGGCGTTCCAGGGGCTGACGAAGCCGGCCATCTCCGTCGGCGGGTACCTGGAGCGCATCTTCCGCTTCGCCGGATGCAGCCCGTCCTGCTACGTCGTCGCCTACATCTACCTCGACCGCTTCCTGCGCCGCCGCCCGGCCCTCGCCGTCGACTCCTTCAACGTCCACCGCCTCCTCATCAcctccgtcctcaccgccgtcaaGTTCGTCGACGACAT ATGCTACAACAACGCCTACTTCGCGAGGGTGGGAGGGATCAGCCTGATGGAGATGAACTACCTGGAGGTGGACTTCCTCTTCGGCGTCGCCTTCGACCTCAACGTCACGCCGGCCACCTTCGCCTCCTACTGCTCCGTGCTGCAGACCGAGATGGCCTACCTCGAGCACCCGCCGCCGTCACCCATCGACGCCGTCTCCCCCCGCTTGATGCAGCACTACTTACCGGAGCAGGATCAAgtcgacgccaccgccgccacgagCTGCCACCGCCACAAGCAGCAGCTGCAGCTCACTGTCTGA